A genomic window from Sanguibacter antarcticus includes:
- a CDS encoding FadR/GntR family transcriptional regulator: MNDRSGLIDRAVDEIRRHITSGDWPVGSRIPTEPALTALLGVGRNTVREAVQSLVHAGLLVRRQGSGTYVLSDSELTVVMGRQIADATHVHILEVRRSLEVEAARLAASRRTAEDVLILRTLNADRQEAFGSGDVDAMVASDLALHRAIAAAAGNPVLLSLYENLIDAIGANIRTNVVGLVHTRSEDDHDALIEAIADGDARRAMGEITSYLGTYIGDPVA, encoded by the coding sequence ATGAACGACAGATCAGGACTCATCGACCGAGCAGTCGACGAGATCCGCCGCCACATCACCTCAGGCGACTGGCCTGTCGGGAGCCGTATCCCCACAGAGCCCGCGCTGACAGCGCTGCTCGGTGTCGGGCGTAACACCGTGCGCGAGGCGGTCCAGTCCCTCGTCCATGCCGGGCTCCTCGTCCGTCGCCAGGGCTCGGGCACCTACGTCCTGTCCGACTCCGAGCTGACGGTAGTCATGGGGCGCCAGATCGCCGACGCCACGCACGTCCACATCCTCGAGGTGCGCCGCAGCCTCGAGGTCGAGGCTGCCCGGCTCGCAGCCAGCCGTCGCACCGCCGAAGACGTCCTCATCCTGCGGACGCTCAACGCCGACCGGCAAGAGGCGTTCGGGAGCGGAGACGTCGACGCGATGGTCGCGTCCGACCTCGCGCTGCACCGTGCCATCGCGGCAGCCGCCGGCAACCCTGTGCTCCTGTCGCTCTACGAGAACCTCATCGACGCGATCGGAGCGAACATCCGCACGAACGTCGTCGGGCTCGTGCACACCCGGTCCGAGGACGACCACGACGCCCTCATCGAGGCGATCGCTGACGGGGACGCTCGTCGAGCCATGGGCGAGATCACGTCCTACCTCGGAACATACATCGGCGATCCCGTCGCCTGA
- the argS gene encoding arginine--tRNA ligase — protein sequence MTPTELSDALRAALTAAHAEGTLALDPAEIPSLVHVERPRQREHGDWATNVALQLAKKAGMSPRALADDLARRLAATPGIKSVDVAGPGFLNITLDAATAGELARTILREGAAYGRGQVEAGKKINLEFVSANPTGPIHIGGVRWAAVGDSLARVLEAAGAEVTREYYFNDHGAQIDRFSRSLLARAKGEDAPEDGYGGQYIQEIADAVRAQVAAAGDPDPLTLPDAEAQEAFRAIGVDRMFTEIKDALHGFGVDFDVYFHEDTLHESGAVDRAVARLRDAGHIFESDGATWLRTTDFGDDKDRVVIKSDGEAAYIAGDIAYYLDKRERGFDDVIIMLGADHHGYVGRMMAVCAAFGDQPGKNLQILIGQMVNLLKEGQPLRMSKRAGNVVTLEDLVDAVGVDAARYSLVRSSADSTIDLDLDLLARATNENPVFYVQYAHARTANVARNAADHGVLRQDSSGADTFDPSLLTAETESSLLGSLTEFPRVVAQAAELREPHRVARYLEALAGDYHKWYAECRVTPVGDEEVTDVHRTRLWLNDATRQVLANGLALLGVNAPERM from the coding sequence GTGACCCCCACCGAGCTCTCCGACGCCCTTCGCGCTGCCCTGACCGCTGCCCACGCCGAGGGCACGCTCGCCCTCGACCCGGCCGAGATCCCCAGCCTGGTCCACGTCGAACGACCTCGTCAGCGCGAGCACGGCGACTGGGCCACGAACGTGGCGCTCCAGCTGGCGAAGAAGGCAGGCATGTCTCCACGGGCGCTCGCCGACGACCTCGCACGGCGACTCGCGGCCACGCCGGGGATCAAGAGCGTCGACGTCGCCGGTCCGGGATTCCTCAACATCACGCTCGACGCGGCGACGGCCGGCGAGCTCGCGCGCACCATCCTTCGGGAGGGGGCCGCCTACGGCCGCGGCCAGGTCGAGGCGGGCAAGAAGATCAACCTCGAGTTCGTCTCGGCCAACCCCACGGGCCCCATCCACATCGGTGGTGTGCGGTGGGCCGCGGTCGGCGACTCGCTCGCCCGAGTCCTCGAAGCAGCGGGTGCTGAGGTGACCCGGGAGTACTACTTCAACGACCACGGCGCCCAGATCGACCGCTTCTCGCGCTCGCTGCTCGCCCGTGCAAAGGGTGAGGACGCTCCTGAAGACGGCTACGGAGGCCAGTACATCCAGGAGATCGCCGACGCCGTCCGTGCCCAGGTGGCGGCAGCAGGTGACCCCGACCCCCTCACGCTTCCCGACGCGGAGGCGCAGGAGGCCTTCCGGGCGATCGGGGTCGACCGGATGTTCACCGAGATCAAGGACGCGCTCCACGGCTTCGGTGTCGACTTCGACGTCTACTTCCACGAGGACACGCTCCACGAGTCCGGCGCGGTGGACCGTGCTGTCGCTCGGCTGCGCGACGCCGGCCACATCTTCGAGTCCGACGGTGCCACCTGGCTGCGGACCACCGACTTCGGCGACGACAAGGACCGCGTCGTCATCAAGTCGGACGGCGAGGCCGCCTATATCGCCGGCGACATCGCGTACTACCTCGACAAGCGGGAGCGCGGGTTCGACGACGTCATCATCATGCTCGGCGCCGACCACCACGGGTACGTCGGGCGGATGATGGCCGTCTGCGCAGCCTTCGGCGACCAGCCCGGGAAGAACCTGCAGATCCTCATCGGTCAGATGGTCAACCTGCTCAAGGAGGGCCAGCCGCTGCGGATGAGCAAGCGTGCAGGCAACGTCGTGACGCTCGAGGACCTCGTCGACGCCGTGGGCGTCGACGCGGCGCGCTACTCGCTCGTCCGCTCGTCCGCAGACTCGACGATCGACCTCGACCTCGACCTGCTGGCCCGCGCCACGAACGAGAACCCGGTCTTCTATGTCCAGTACGCGCACGCGCGGACGGCGAACGTCGCGCGCAACGCGGCCGACCACGGCGTGCTCCGCCAGGACAGCAGCGGGGCCGACACGTTCGACCCGTCGTTGCTCACGGCCGAGACCGAGTCGTCCCTCCTCGGCTCGCTCACCGAGTTTCCCCGGGTGGTCGCGCAGGCTGCCGAGCTACGCGAGCCGCACCGGGTCGCACGGTACCTCGAGGCCCTCGCCGGCGACTATCACAAGTGGTACGCGGAGTGCCGGGTCACGCCCGTCGGCGACGAAGAGGTCACGGACGTCCACCGGACACGCCTGTGGCTCAACGACGCGACCCGCCAGGTGCTCGCCAACGGTCTCGCCCTCCTGGGCGTGAACGCCCCGGAGCGGATGTGA
- the lysA gene encoding diaminopimelate decarboxylase: MSAVEEPGTGSVALDPNVWPHTAVLDQDGELALAGIGATDLAGRFDTPAYILDEETFHARARLFRDAFSEAFAAVGSTVDVYYAGKSFLSVAVARWARADGLRVDTCTGGELAVALRAGVPGAEIGLHGNNKSDSEIARAIDARVGRVVVDSHAEIERIAQAARDAGRTSDDRVPVMVRVTTGIHAGGHEFISTAHEDQKFGISLTGGQALDALQSVLAHPELELLGAHTHIGSQIQDAQAFEVNARKMLGLREELRAQTGFLMPELDLGGGYGIAYLPGEVPIDVRALATDLAQVVASVCTELSTTVPRISIEPGRAIVGSTTVTLYTVGVVKPVTLEDGSVRTYVAVDGGMSDNIRPALYDARYTARLANRTGSAETVRARVVGKHCESGDIVIPDLRLPADIAPGDLLAVPATGAYGRSMASNYNHVLRPPVVVVDRGEARVIVRRETEDDLLALDLG; encoded by the coding sequence GTGAGCGCCGTCGAGGAGCCGGGGACCGGCTCGGTCGCGCTCGACCCGAACGTCTGGCCGCACACAGCGGTGCTCGATCAGGACGGGGAGCTGGCGCTCGCCGGTATCGGTGCCACGGACCTCGCCGGACGCTTCGACACCCCCGCGTACATCCTCGACGAGGAGACCTTTCACGCGCGGGCGCGGCTGTTCCGAGACGCGTTCAGCGAGGCCTTCGCTGCGGTCGGCAGCACGGTCGACGTCTACTACGCCGGCAAGTCCTTCCTCTCTGTGGCGGTCGCCCGCTGGGCACGCGCCGACGGGCTCCGTGTCGACACGTGCACGGGTGGCGAGCTCGCGGTCGCGCTGCGCGCCGGGGTCCCCGGCGCCGAGATCGGGCTGCACGGCAACAACAAGTCGGACTCCGAGATCGCTCGCGCGATCGACGCCCGGGTGGGGCGCGTCGTCGTCGACTCGCACGCCGAGATCGAGCGGATCGCGCAGGCCGCTCGCGACGCAGGCCGGACCTCCGACGACCGGGTCCCGGTCATGGTGCGCGTGACGACCGGCATCCACGCCGGCGGGCACGAGTTCATCTCGACGGCCCACGAGGACCAGAAGTTCGGCATCTCGCTCACCGGCGGGCAGGCACTCGACGCGTTGCAGTCCGTCCTCGCGCACCCCGAGCTCGAGCTCCTCGGTGCCCACACGCACATCGGCTCGCAGATCCAGGACGCCCAGGCGTTCGAGGTCAACGCCCGCAAGATGCTCGGTCTGCGCGAGGAGCTGCGTGCGCAGACAGGATTCCTCATGCCCGAGCTGGACCTCGGCGGCGGGTACGGGATCGCCTACCTTCCCGGCGAGGTTCCCATCGACGTGCGTGCGCTCGCGACGGATCTCGCCCAGGTCGTCGCGTCGGTCTGCACAGAGCTGTCGACGACGGTGCCGCGCATCTCCATCGAACCGGGCCGCGCGATCGTCGGCTCGACCACGGTGACGCTCTACACCGTCGGCGTCGTGAAGCCGGTGACGCTCGAGGACGGCAGCGTGCGGACCTATGTCGCGGTCGACGGCGGGATGAGCGACAACATCCGCCCCGCGCTCTACGACGCCCGGTACACCGCACGCCTCGCCAACCGCACCGGCTCGGCCGAGACGGTGCGGGCCCGCGTCGTCGGCAAGCACTGCGAGAGCGGGGACATCGTCATCCCTGACCTCCGGCTGCCGGCTGACATCGCACCCGGGGACCTGCTCGCGGTCCCCGCGACAGGTGCCTACGGGCGGTCCATGGCGAGCAACTACAACCACGTCCTGCGTCCTCCCGTCGTGGTCGTCGACCGCGGCGAGGCGCGGGTCATCGTCCGCCGCGAGACGGAAGACGACCTCCTTGCGCTCGACCTGGGCTAG
- a CDS encoding homoserine dehydrogenase → MALVPAPTALRVALLGCGVVGTQVVRLLTEQADDLTSRVGARLELVGIAVRDTSIARDPVVDPALLTQDADGLVARADIVIEVMGGIEPARSLILRAVASGASVVTANKALLAEDGPTLYHAADEAGVDVYYEAAVAGAIPLVRPVRESLAGDRVERVLGIVNGTTNYVLDQMSAYGMGFDEAVAQAQELGYAEADPTADVEGYDAAAKAAILASLAFHTRVTLDDVSREGITSITADDVAWAAKTGHVIKLLAICEVTPDGVSARVHPALVPLAHPLAGVRGAFNAVFIEAEAAGELMFYGRGAGGAPTASAVLGDVVSVARHRVLGGRGPVESSYAQLPIASPSSTITRYQVRIAVDDRLGVLAQVAQLLAENGVSIEAVRQAPESSDDGSTGIAHLVITTHSAAESALAATVAAIADLDAVQDVTSVLRVEGS, encoded by the coding sequence GTGGCACTCGTGCCCGCACCAACGGCGCTCCGCGTCGCACTTCTCGGCTGCGGCGTCGTGGGCACGCAGGTGGTCCGGCTCCTCACCGAGCAGGCTGACGACCTCACGTCGCGTGTCGGCGCTCGTCTCGAGCTCGTCGGGATCGCCGTCCGTGACACGTCGATCGCTCGCGACCCCGTCGTCGACCCCGCTCTGCTCACGCAGGACGCCGACGGACTGGTCGCCCGGGCCGACATCGTCATCGAGGTGATGGGCGGGATCGAGCCAGCACGCTCGCTCATCCTGCGCGCGGTGGCGTCCGGCGCCTCGGTGGTCACCGCCAACAAGGCTCTCCTCGCGGAAGACGGACCGACCCTGTACCACGCAGCAGACGAAGCCGGCGTCGACGTCTACTACGAGGCCGCCGTCGCGGGCGCGATCCCGCTCGTCCGACCGGTTCGCGAGTCGCTCGCAGGCGACCGGGTCGAACGAGTCCTCGGCATCGTCAACGGCACGACGAACTACGTCCTCGACCAGATGTCCGCATACGGCATGGGGTTCGACGAAGCCGTTGCCCAGGCCCAGGAGCTCGGGTACGCCGAAGCCGACCCGACGGCCGACGTGGAAGGCTACGACGCCGCCGCCAAGGCAGCCATCCTCGCGTCCCTGGCGTTCCACACCCGTGTCACGCTCGACGACGTCAGCCGAGAAGGCATCACGTCCATCACCGCCGACGACGTCGCCTGGGCCGCCAAGACGGGCCACGTCATCAAGCTTCTCGCCATCTGCGAGGTCACCCCGGACGGTGTGTCCGCACGGGTCCATCCAGCCCTGGTTCCTCTCGCGCACCCCCTCGCTGGCGTGCGCGGCGCTTTCAACGCCGTGTTCATCGAAGCCGAAGCGGCTGGTGAGCTCATGTTCTACGGCCGCGGCGCGGGCGGCGCACCGACGGCCTCGGCCGTCCTGGGAGACGTCGTCTCCGTCGCGCGCCACCGGGTCCTCGGCGGACGAGGCCCGGTCGAGTCGAGCTACGCCCAGCTGCCGATCGCCTCGCCGTCCTCGACGATCACCCGCTACCAGGTACGGATCGCCGTCGACGACCGGCTTGGCGTCCTCGCGCAGGTGGCACAGCTCCTCGCCGAGAACGGCGTCTCCATCGAGGCCGTCCGCCAGGCGCCGGAGTCGTCCGACGACGGATCCACCGGGATCGCGCACCTCGTCATCACCACGCACTCCGCTGCCGAGTCTGCGCTCGCGGCCACCGTCGCCGCGATCGCCGACCTGGACGCCGTCCAAGACGTCACGTCGGTCTTGAGAGTCGAGGGATCCTGA
- the thrB gene encoding homoserine kinase, protein MQLGADHVRVRVPATSANLGPGFDSLGLALGYHDTLEVRALGSARVQVDVTGEGAGEVPDDDRHLVVRALRLALDHAGAPQTGLHLTCTNRIPHGRGMGSSAAAVVAGLLAARMLVADPGALDDATVLALATQMEGHPDNAAPAILGGATVAWTPSPGDPPRAVRLRVHPEIEPTVLVPVSRLATHTARGVLPAEVPHADAAFNAGRTALLVHALAEDPDLLFDATQDRLHQEYRSGVMVSTWELVRGLRAQGVPAMVSGAGPTVLVLERTARARFVAGAVDDLVGGSEQWTVMRPGLDLRGAAAERV, encoded by the coding sequence ATGCAGCTCGGTGCGGATCACGTCCGCGTACGCGTCCCGGCCACGAGCGCGAACCTCGGCCCGGGGTTCGACTCCCTCGGTCTCGCGCTCGGCTATCACGACACCCTCGAGGTGCGCGCGCTCGGCAGCGCGCGCGTCCAGGTCGACGTCACCGGCGAAGGCGCGGGGGAGGTGCCAGACGACGACCGTCACCTCGTCGTGCGTGCCCTGCGTCTCGCTCTCGACCATGCGGGTGCACCCCAGACCGGCCTGCACCTCACGTGCACGAACCGCATCCCGCACGGGCGAGGGATGGGATCGTCGGCGGCTGCGGTCGTCGCCGGCCTCCTGGCGGCGCGGATGCTCGTCGCCGACCCGGGCGCGCTCGACGACGCCACGGTGCTCGCGCTCGCCACCCAGATGGAGGGGCACCCGGACAACGCCGCGCCGGCGATCCTCGGTGGAGCCACGGTGGCGTGGACGCCGTCCCCGGGGGACCCCCCACGAGCCGTTCGGCTCCGGGTGCACCCGGAGATCGAACCGACCGTCCTCGTCCCGGTCTCGCGGCTCGCGACGCACACCGCGCGCGGTGTCCTGCCCGCCGAGGTCCCGCACGCGGACGCTGCGTTCAACGCCGGCCGCACGGCTCTGCTCGTCCATGCGCTCGCTGAGGACCCGGACCTGCTCTTCGACGCGACGCAGGACCGGCTGCACCAGGAGTACCGGTCTGGCGTCATGGTCAGCACCTGGGAGCTCGTCCGGGGACTGCGTGCCCAGGGAGTTCCCGCGATGGTCTCAGGCGCGGGTCCCACGGTCCTCGTGCTCGAGCGGACCGCCCGAGCGCGGTTCGTCGCCGGTGCGGTGGACGACCTCGTCGGGGGATCAGAGCAGTGGACGGTGATGCGCCCGGGACTGGACCTGCGAGGAGCTGCCGCCGAGCGCGTCTAG
- the rho gene encoding transcription termination factor Rho, with protein sequence MTETIEAVSSSPADGSSRSGAISALRLPELQALAAQLGVKGTSKMRKSDLLDVIKATQGGATTRPARSVEKTATEQAPASSQAAPPATARTADSGAASSSDTAPVRERASRSARAAAQTDTLVQAQAPAHERPARAERSDVRLAPGETVDERAARAAAAVVDVTLPERGQRERGSRRAARGAGAPQDGARAATGSSADPAANIVDGATSEGASRQNGEQRPPRQRPDRAGSDRSERSERPDRAGAQSDRSDRNLQNDRSAQNDRNGSQSDRNDRERTVGQDDDDERGGRRRRGRDRYRDRDRKRGRTRPGNGTNDIPAFDDTEVTEDDVLLPVAGILDILDSYAFVRTSGYLPGQNDVYVSLSQVKKAGLRRGDAVTGAVRQPREGENTGQATANRQKYNALVRLDSVNGMDPQEAHGRADFAKLTPLYPQERLRLEHADTTRLTPRVIDIVAPIGKGQRGLIVSPPKAGKTIIMQQIANAITANNPEVHLMVVLVDERPEEVTDMERTVKGEVIASTFDRPASDHTIVAELAIERAKRLVELGQDVVVLLDSLTRLSRAYNLAAPASGRILSGGVDASALYPPKRFFGAARNIEHGGSLTILASALVETGSKMDEVIFEEFKGTGNMELRLARSLADKRIFPAVDVNASGTRREEILMGQDELRVIYKLRRVMGALDHQQAIELLLGKLKDTKSNAEFLLQVQKTTPGNFLDDENAGRTV encoded by the coding sequence GTGACAGAAACCATCGAGGCCGTCAGCAGCAGTCCTGCAGACGGCTCATCCCGTTCCGGCGCCATCTCGGCACTCCGGCTCCCTGAGCTGCAGGCGCTCGCCGCCCAGCTCGGGGTGAAGGGCACGTCGAAGATGCGCAAGAGCGATCTCCTCGACGTCATCAAGGCGACCCAGGGCGGCGCGACGACGCGCCCCGCACGCTCCGTGGAGAAGACCGCCACGGAGCAGGCCCCGGCGAGCTCGCAGGCTGCGCCTCCTGCGACGGCACGAACGGCCGACTCCGGCGCTGCGTCGTCGAGCGACACGGCGCCGGTGCGCGAGCGCGCCTCTCGCTCGGCGCGTGCAGCAGCCCAGACGGACACTCTCGTCCAAGCACAGGCTCCGGCTCACGAACGTCCGGCGCGCGCCGAGCGCTCGGACGTCAGGCTCGCACCAGGAGAGACCGTCGACGAGCGGGCGGCTCGGGCCGCTGCGGCGGTCGTCGACGTGACGCTGCCAGAGCGCGGTCAGCGCGAGCGTGGCTCCCGTCGTGCCGCGCGAGGCGCCGGTGCGCCCCAGGACGGAGCGCGTGCCGCGACCGGTTCCTCGGCCGACCCGGCTGCGAACATCGTCGACGGCGCCACGAGCGAGGGCGCGTCACGGCAGAACGGTGAGCAGCGCCCGCCGCGCCAGCGTCCGGACCGCGCCGGCAGCGACCGCTCGGAGCGCAGCGAGCGTCCCGATCGTGCTGGAGCACAGAGCGACCGCTCCGACCGCAACTTGCAGAACGACCGCAGCGCGCAGAACGACCGCAACGGTTCGCAGAGCGACCGCAACGACCGTGAGCGCACCGTCGGTCAGGACGACGACGACGAGCGCGGCGGCCGTCGTCGCCGGGGCCGTGACCGTTACCGCGACCGCGACCGCAAGCGCGGCCGTACCCGTCCCGGCAACGGCACCAACGACATCCCGGCGTTCGACGACACCGAGGTGACCGAAGACGACGTGCTGCTGCCTGTCGCTGGGATCCTCGACATCCTCGACAGCTATGCGTTCGTCCGGACGAGCGGCTACCTCCCCGGTCAGAACGACGTCTATGTCTCTCTGAGCCAGGTCAAGAAGGCCGGACTGCGTCGTGGTGACGCTGTCACCGGCGCAGTGCGCCAGCCGCGCGAGGGCGAGAACACCGGGCAGGCGACGGCGAACCGTCAGAAGTACAACGCTCTCGTGCGTCTCGACTCGGTCAACGGCATGGACCCGCAGGAGGCCCACGGCCGTGCGGACTTCGCGAAGCTCACGCCGCTGTACCCGCAGGAGCGCCTGCGTCTCGAGCACGCGGACACCACCCGTCTGACGCCTCGTGTCATCGACATCGTCGCGCCTATCGGCAAGGGCCAGCGTGGTCTGATCGTCTCCCCGCCCAAGGCGGGAAAGACGATCATCATGCAGCAGATCGCGAACGCGATCACGGCGAACAATCCTGAGGTCCACCTCATGGTCGTCCTCGTGGACGAGCGCCCTGAAGAGGTCACGGACATGGAGCGGACGGTCAAGGGTGAGGTCATCGCCTCGACGTTCGACCGCCCTGCCTCCGACCACACGATCGTCGCGGAGCTCGCCATCGAGCGGGCCAAGCGGCTCGTCGAGCTCGGTCAAGACGTCGTCGTGCTCCTCGACTCCCTCACGCGCCTGTCCCGTGCGTACAACCTGGCGGCGCCTGCCTCGGGCCGCATCCTCTCCGGTGGGGTGGACGCCTCGGCGCTGTACCCGCCGAAGCGGTTCTTCGGTGCCGCGCGCAACATCGAGCACGGCGGCTCGCTCACGATCCTCGCGTCCGCTCTCGTCGAGACCGGGTCCAAGATGGACGAGGTCATCTTCGAGGAGTTCAAGGGCACGGGCAACATGGAGCTCCGGCTCGCCCGGTCGCTCGCCGACAAGCGGATCTTCCCTGCGGTCGACGTCAACGCGTCAGGCACGCGCCGCGAGGAGATCCTCATGGGGCAGGACGAGCTGCGGGTCATCTACAAGCTGCGGCGTGTCATGGGAGCGCTCGATCACCAGCAGGCGATCGAGCTCTTGCTCGGCAAGCTCAAGGACACGAAGTCCAACGCCGAGTTCTTGCTCCAGGTGCAGAAGACGACACCCGGCAACTTCCTGGACGACGAGAATGCTGGTCGCACCGTCTAG
- the rpmE gene encoding 50S ribosomal protein L31: MKADIHPEYVDTVVTCTCGNTFHTRSTQTSGQIASDVCSACHPFYTGKQKILDTGGRVARFEARYGKKPTAE, from the coding sequence GTGAAGGCTGATATCCACCCCGAGTACGTCGACACCGTGGTCACCTGCACCTGCGGCAACACGTTCCACACCCGCAGCACCCAGACGTCCGGACAGATCGCGTCCGACGTCTGCTCTGCCTGCCACCCGTTCTACACGGGCAAGCAGAAGATCCTCGACACCGGTGGCCGCGTGGCCCGCTTCGAGGCGCGCTACGGCAAGAAGCCGACGGCCGAGTAG
- the prfA gene encoding peptide chain release factor 1 — translation MSESFAVVEPLLAEHAEIEGQLADPAIHADAGRARTLGRRYAELGQVVAAYRGWRSATDDAEAAGELAAEDASFAAEVPALQEAADVATEKLRRVLVPRDPDDGRDVILEIKAGEGGEESALFAGDLLRMYLRYAERRGWKTEIIEATESDLGGYKDVQVAVKAKGTVAPEDGAWANLKYEGGVHRVQRVPATESQGRIHTSAAGVLVFPEVEDAGELEIDQNDLRIDVYRSSGPGGQSVNTTDSAVRITHVPSGIVVSMQNEKSQLQNKEQAMRVLRARLLAARQEEEAAAANDIRRSQVRTVDRSERIRTYNYPENRIADHRTGYKSYNLDQVLDGDLEPVVRSAIDKDEAARLAAAGS, via the coding sequence ATGAGCGAGTCTTTCGCGGTGGTCGAGCCGCTCCTGGCCGAGCACGCCGAGATCGAGGGGCAGCTCGCTGACCCCGCGATCCATGCCGACGCCGGTCGGGCACGGACCCTCGGCCGACGCTACGCCGAGCTGGGCCAGGTGGTCGCCGCGTACCGCGGGTGGCGCAGCGCGACCGATGACGCCGAGGCTGCGGGCGAGCTCGCAGCCGAGGACGCGTCGTTCGCCGCCGAGGTCCCGGCGCTCCAGGAGGCCGCGGACGTCGCGACCGAGAAGCTCCGCCGCGTCCTCGTCCCGCGCGACCCGGACGACGGTCGTGACGTCATCCTCGAGATCAAGGCGGGGGAGGGAGGCGAGGAGTCCGCGCTCTTCGCCGGAGACCTCCTGCGCATGTACCTGCGCTACGCAGAGCGCCGCGGGTGGAAGACCGAGATCATCGAGGCCACAGAGTCCGATCTCGGCGGCTACAAGGACGTCCAGGTCGCGGTCAAGGCGAAGGGCACCGTGGCACCGGAGGACGGAGCCTGGGCGAACCTCAAGTACGAGGGCGGTGTCCACCGGGTCCAGCGCGTACCGGCGACGGAGTCGCAGGGCCGCATCCACACGTCCGCGGCCGGGGTTCTCGTCTTCCCCGAGGTCGAGGACGCGGGCGAGCTCGAGATCGACCAGAACGACCTGCGCATCGACGTGTATCGCTCGTCCGGTCCTGGCGGGCAGTCCGTCAACACGACGGACTCTGCCGTGCGGATCACGCACGTCCCGTCGGGGATCGTCGTGTCGATGCAGAACGAGAAGTCGCAGCTGCAGAACAAAGAGCAGGCGATGCGCGTGCTGCGTGCCCGGCTCCTTGCCGCGCGCCAGGAAGAAGAGGCCGCGGCAGCCAACGACATCCGTCGTTCCCAGGTACGGACGGTCGACCGCTCCGAGCGCATCCGGACGTACAACTACCCGGAGAACCGGATCGCCGACCACCGCACCGGATACAAGTCGTACAACCTGGACCAGGTGCTCGACGGCGACCTAGAACCGGTCGTGCGGTCGGCGATCGACAAGGACGAGGCTGCTCGTCTCGCAGCGGCCGGGAGCTGA
- the prmC gene encoding peptide chain release factor N(5)-glutamine methyltransferase, with protein sequence MAHDVGQLVRSAAALLAAAGVESARTDAELLLAHAAGMSRSDVVTAALLGRPLDVAGAAEAFDVLVARRAEREPLQHLVGSAPFRHLELEVGPGVFVPRPETETVAQRAVDETVAVLARTGAARVVDLCTGSGAIALAVATEAPGCTVHAVELDAAALGWARRNVERILGDQGPEPRLIVVRGDARRALSELDGLCDVVVTNPPYVPPGAVPKDPEVALHDPGVALYGLGSDGLEVPRGVAAAAARLLRPGGLLVMEHAEVQAAAARAMIDDLRAFEPATTGADLTGRPRMVVARRTVGSRADGPTNMEDSRS encoded by the coding sequence GTGGCGCATGACGTGGGCCAGCTCGTACGGTCCGCCGCTGCGCTCCTCGCCGCAGCAGGCGTCGAGAGCGCGCGGACCGATGCTGAGCTCTTGCTCGCTCACGCCGCGGGCATGTCCCGGAGCGACGTGGTGACAGCGGCGCTCCTGGGCCGGCCGCTGGACGTGGCGGGCGCGGCCGAGGCCTTCGACGTCCTCGTCGCACGCCGCGCCGAGCGTGAGCCGCTCCAGCACCTCGTCGGATCCGCGCCCTTCCGTCATCTCGAGCTCGAGGTCGGCCCTGGGGTCTTCGTGCCGCGACCGGAGACCGAGACCGTCGCCCAGCGCGCTGTCGACGAGACGGTGGCGGTGCTCGCCCGCACGGGCGCCGCCCGGGTGGTCGATCTCTGCACAGGCTCTGGGGCCATCGCCCTCGCCGTCGCGACCGAGGCGCCGGGGTGCACCGTCCACGCCGTCGAGCTCGATGCAGCCGCTCTCGGGTGGGCTCGGCGCAACGTCGAGCGCATCCTCGGAGACCAGGGCCCGGAGCCGCGCCTCATCGTGGTCCGAGGAGACGCGCGACGTGCGCTCTCCGAGCTCGACGGCTTGTGCGACGTGGTCGTGACCAACCCTCCTTACGTCCCACCAGGTGCTGTCCCCAAGGACCCCGAGGTGGCGCTCCACGATCCAGGCGTCGCGCTCTACGGGCTGGGGTCCGACGGCCTCGAGGTGCCGCGCGGTGTCGCTGCAGCGGCTGCACGGCTCTTGCGTCCGGGCGGTCTCCTCGTCATGGAGCACGCTGAGGTGCAGGCGGCTGCGGCGCGCGCGATGATCGACGACCTCCGCGCGTTCGAGCCTGCGACGACCGGAGCGGACCTCACCGGACGTCCGCGCATGGTCGTGGCACGTCGGACCGTGGGCTCGCGCGCAGACGGGCCCACGAACATGGAAGACTCTCGGTCGTGA